The DNA region CgatttcaaataaaaagtttCATCGTGTTCACAAGATCTAGATTCTTTCCTTTCCTTTATTTTTCaccgtcgtaaaccacagcctcttttacggcatgAAAATCTGCCCTGGCTTATTAGAATGTTTTTTACTCGGTTATTAGTGCTGTTACAATTTGATTCGAGGACATCTTCGTATAAATGTATTGGGGTGCAGTCCGTATCCCCCGGAAAGAACACAATAGAATTCTTCTTGTACATGCAAACATTGTACAATGTTAATGGGTTATTGCGACAATTTCTCATAGATACAAAGTATTACGTGTTGAAGTTTCCAGCGAGGAAGATTTCACGATCATGAAAGGACTTCAGGAAATGAGTGAGGTATTTGAAGtagatttcttttttatttttaatattatatgcactgtttactgtttacatgtacaatgatgtatgtatgtatgtatgtatgtatgtatgtatgtatgtatgtatgtatgtgtgtgtgtgtgtgtgtgtgtatgtatgtatgtatgtatgtatgtatgtgtgtgtgtatgtatgtatgtatgtatgtacgtacgtacgtacgtacatacgtacgtacgtatgtatgtatgtatgtatgtatgtatgtatgtatgtatgtatgtatgtatgtatgtgcacgAACATGTATATCATGAACACAATTTTAATTCCACTCGATTTCTCTCATTTGATGATCATTAAACGTTGCAATGAAATACAAGTTTGCTACACCAATGATTGTAAGagatttcaaacaaaatgttaacCACAATTCCACTCTGAGACTCCACATAATTTATTGCGTCATCATTTCTAAAACCTTAGTTGGACTTCTGGCGTTTCCCACAAGATGTGATGGTACCACCAGCTATGTTACAGTATGTCAAGCACGTATTTGACAATAACAACGTTGTCTACAGTGATATGATAGAAGACGTGCAACAGTTGATAGACTATCAAACTAGTGATCAAACACAACCAGGGATACAACTTGAGAGATATGACTTCACACGGTACTATGATTTAGCTGAGGTATGTGTTGAaagaaatttacaatttttataaactgtttcattttattttatttggtttgatttattttgagatgatttggtttggtttggtttagtTGGGTtgagtttgatttgatttcatttgtcTGATTTGAAAtcatttgatttaatttgtccTGATAAATGATGACTCAAACGAGcctttcaaattttaaaatttgtggCATGGCAGTAAGGAACAGAATCACAGTCAGAATTCGGTTTGTTCTGGTTCTTTCTGGTTGGCAGTGTTCGGGTTGATTatccaacagacagacagaaagaaaatgtGACCCAAATTCGATCGGTCTGTCTGCTTGTTGTGGTCGACTATCAAACAGTGAGAAAGAAAAATCTGTCCAAATTCTTGACAacggtgttgttgttgttgttgttgttgttgttgttgttgttgttgttgttgttgttgttgttttcattcacTGTAGCTCATTGATTTAGTTTTGCTTTGACATCATTAAAATAAgccacatacaatgtatgtatttctagATAGATGAATGGGTAAAGCTTATGGCTGAAACCTATCCAGATTTAGTTTCTGACTTCGTCGTTGGAACATCTTACGAAGGACGAGAAATGCGGGCTCTGAAGGTAAGAACTGAAATAGTTCATTACTAAATTTCTTCAGCAACGTGAATAAATACTAGTTTTTCCGTTCTAGTGTGACCAGTTCCTGCTAAAAACAGAGAGTTGTTTATTTCAAGCTAAAGTATAGAATTGTACGCAAAAACTGAATGTTGTGATAGGACAGATAATTATTATATGTTTTGTCATAAGTGGGTCAATCACTTCCAATTATACACAcgttttgtatgtttgtttgttgtttaagGTGGGAACAACTGGAGGTACAACGAAGCAAATTATATGGTTCCATGGTGGTATACATGCCAGGGAGTGGATTTCACCGGCAGTCACGATGTACATGACGAATCAGGTACCGTAGTctcaacttaaaaatacatatgattatgaatatgaatataaactTGCTTATGAATACGAACCCGAATATGCATGAATGcgaataaatgaatattaatatgaatGCAAAGAGTGAGATAAACTAAAATATAAAACCCTAAGATAGCGTATCAATTAATAGACCAGAAAGATAGTGTTTTATAAAGTTTGTTCATAAACTTTGAGTGTACAATTAAATTTGACTTATGataactatattataatatattccaTTTATTTACTTCTTCAAGTTAATAGACGATTACAATGATGCAGATGAAGAAGTGGTGGCGCTTTTCgatgaatttgaatttcatatCTTGCCAGTAATGAATCCGGACGGTTATGACTACACTTGGACAAcggttagtctgtctgtctgtctgtctgtctgtctgtctgtctgtctgtctgtctgtctgtctgtctgtctgtctgtctgtctgtctgtctgtctgtctgtctctccaaccaaccaaccaatcaatcaaacaaacaatcaatcaatcaatcaatcaatcaatcaatcaatcaatcaatcaatcaatcaatcaatcaatcaatcaatcaaacaaacaaacaaacaaacaaacaaacaatcaatcaatcaatcaatccccTTGCCTTTCGCCCGGTCTCCCTCTTACAAACTACATTTGTCCCAACACCTTCATTTACACGAACTAACATATTATGGCCACTtaacaatacattatatgtGAGTTATTTACAAAATCGTCCTTTCTCTACTTAAAAAATCGACGATTTGAGCAATGAAATGCATAGTATTGATAGATAATCACTTTTCTATCTTCcagaaaagtccagtcagacttatttatgtctttaatacacttgtattgattactgctatcaacttaaaggaaaagtccagtcagacttatttctgcctttagtacacttgtattgattactgctatcaacttaaaggaaaagtccagtcagacttatttctgtctttagtacacttgtattgattattgctatcaacttaaaggaaaagtccagtcagacttatttctgcccaatcagacttatttctgcgtTTAGTACATTTATATGGATTACTGCTATCATCTTACTTAGAATTTTGGGTGATAAATAACACCTTGATAACTTACACAGTctctactgcacttgacatgtgttcagcaaGATTTCCCGCCACTGCCTTTTATGGAAAAAACCTAAATACCCTAAATTATCTGTCTTGAAAGTGTACAAAACGCACAAATAGCTGGACTGGACTTTCCCTGTAAATCTGTCCCATTTGCTTATATCTGTAGGATCGAATGTGGAGGAAAACCAGGTCACCAAATGAAGGCTCACCATGCACTGGAACCGATCCTAATAGAAATTTTGATCACCAATGGGGAGGTACGTAGTCGATTCCATATACTACTCAAACTTGATATTGAGTGAAGTCAACGCTTTAACTTTTAGTGATAGAGTAATACTTCACCAACCACGTGCACTGTTATCCTCAATTGTAAAGAGGCTCAGTTTGTGAGACATGTCATCCAAAGTTTGGGAATATAGTGTAAGTGATCACATTGAGTTTGAAACGTCGTTTCACTAACTCAGCTATTTTAGGTTTTGCTTATTTACATTTCGAATTGCTATGTCACTATCCAAGTTGGATAAATTTGGGGAAAGAAGTAAAACTCATTATTTACAGTAATAAAAGATTAATACGATCCTTTCTTCTCGATTGAGATGAAACCCCGACTTTACCTGAATTGTATTCAACAATTTACCcacgaaacaaaacaaaacgaaacaaacaaaacgaaacgagacaaacaaaacgaaacaaaacgAAACGAGACAAAACAAAACGAGACAAACAAAACGAAACGAGACAAATAATAGATGAGCAACCGTTGTGGTTACACGTAATAATTTTGAatctaaatatttgttttgttcaaaaGGTGGAAATGTTCATTCAAAATCTTATGTTTGATAATTGTCAGGTGCTAGTTCAAACCCATGTGCCTCGGACTACCGTGGAGCTTTCGCTCATTCTGAAATAGAAGTAAAAACAGTGACTGACTATATCTTGGAGACAAGCCAAACTAGAGATTTTGCTATGTTTATTGATATCCATAGTTATGGTCAATTATGGTTGACACCTTGGGCATATACTGATGTAGAACCACTGGATTATCCTGAGCAAGTAAGAAACTGACTATTATTTGCATAGTATGGTTAACACCTTACTATTATGTACAagtgtgctgtactgtactgtactgtactgtactgtactgtactgtactgtactgcactgcactgcactgcactgcactgcactgtactgtactgtactgtactgtactgtactgtactgtactgtactgtactgtactgtactgtactgtactgtactgtactgtactgtactgcactgcactgcactggtCTGGTCTGCATTGTACTTATTACATATACTAgattgtactatactgtactgtattgtgctatgctgtgctgtgctgtgcaaTACAATAACTGTGcattacatttgaataaaaaagtGAAGTTTAGTGAGGAGTTCAATTGATACAGACATCGCAATTGAAGAAACCACATTGAAGAAGTATTTAAGGCGAGGATCCCTCGGATTCCCTCCTCACTTCTAAAGACTTATCTCTTTATTTTCGTCTACAGTATGCATGCGCCGAAGCAGCTACTCTTGCATTGACGGCTGTTCATGGAACTCAGTACGTTTTTGGAAACCTTATGGGTAATGTACACGATCTCTTATTATTTGGCAAATCAGGCTATGATCACCAACTCTGTAATGAAAGTAATTCTTGCATGGACTTATCTTTTTTTCTATTCTACTTCGAAAGatttaataaaatatgcatACCTATACTCCgaacgcacacacgcacacgcatacatacatacatacatacatacatacatacatacatacatacatacatacatacatacatacatactcataaCTATTTCTAAATCAAATCTACCTATCATTATCATATAGGACCTGGTTTCGGTGTTAGTGTCGACTGGGGCTATGGTGAAGCCCGCATCATTCATTCCAATCTAATAGAATTGCGTGATAAGGGTGAATTTGGGTTCCTACTACCTGACGACCAAATCATACCGACTGGAGAGGAGACGTATGAAGGACTGAAGGCAGATTTACAGTGTATTCTAGATCATCAGCAAATTTAATTATATGTCACAGAGCTAAAAGAGTAATTGCTGTGAGTGAATGTTGTCATCACCACGTGTAGTGATTTGAAATTCAatcattctgtatttttgtGTTGAATTTAAACAACGATTGATTTCTTCGTTGAACTGACTACCTTCTGACTTTTATTCGATCTGTCAATAAAGAAGAAACTGACATGTAAAAAAATTGTACGGTTATTACGATTTCCTGATTTGTGATGATAAAGAATAAAATCCGTACGAAATGCCGATTCTTGCTTGATTTTTCCTTTTCAGAAAATGATAAATCAGTTTCCTTTTTCTTGGTCTGTTTACTGATAAGATTTCTACTCAGCAGCATCACAGTTGGTGGTGGTGGACTATAATGtcaaaaactaacaaaaaaatacaagaaaaaaatGGTAAATTTTGAATGCGAAAATGATGATTTGTTTTTCTTATTTGATACGACAGTGTCCAAGGAGCTTGATACTTCCATGTAACTGCACCACAGTGTTTGTATCAGATTTATAAACGAATTCACACGTTCAGGAAACGGTCTTTATATTAGGTTCGCGTTGCTATTTCGATACCATAAATTGCGGTGTtttttattattactttatttcaaGAGATTTCCCAGAAAAAAACCCCAGAATTTTTTGCACCCATTTACTTTGTCTATGGGAAACATTTTATATATCGGAGTTAGTATTCCACCACATACTTGAATTTCACCTGTTCATGTTCGTTCAACCAAAGACCCTCCACGTtgttggagggtctatggttcaacaCACTGAGTAATTTCAGTGGTTTAACCTGTGTTTATCTGATgtgatacacacacaaatacacgtTAAATCTCACAAAAAAAGTATGTCCCACCCCAGGATCCCACCCTCCATCAATTCCCACCCCACATACAAAATTACGTCCCCCTCCCATTTTGTCAATGTTCGCGTGACACCGACTTAGCAGCCCGCCGTCGAGCCGAGCTCTGTAATATGCTTCACCCATGACATTGTACTTGCGTATATTACGCTGTATCAAAGCACGTGTTGCCATTGACGACAACACACAATCAATATGTAAATCCACCTTTATAATTTCTTGGCACGCATTTAACATAACAAACGTGACGTTCAAACGGCGAACAGGTGAGGTATTAGAACGAGCAGAATTTTATTGGAAGTGAAAAACCCAGTGGaaaacagtatatatatatatcaaaatgtgtagTAAATACGGGACACTTATTTGCAGTATGCGCTGGTAAGTACACTATCCACGTAAGATATGGCGAAGTACTAAGGCATACAGCGAATAACAGGTCTAGCAATCAATGGAGTGTACTGACACTATGATATTATGTCATTCTAACTCCATGGATGCTTTACATCAATGCTATTAGCTTACAATGCATGTTTACCAAGCGAAATCCAAGATGTTCTTTGTCCTATACATtgctgtatatatgtttatatttattgaCGATACACATGATTTTGATACGATATTTCTCTGTCCAATCTCTCACCCATCTCTAACCCGTTGCATACGTTATACGAGGATGATGTATGTGAAATACTGTACTGCCATAACGAAACGGGAGTACAGTTATTTGTCATGCGCAGTACCGTGAGTACGAAGTGGTTTCAATTACAGCACGGACGTCATGTATTGTTATGAATTGGGTCGTATTGATTCTCTACTTTTATTTCAACGGTAAAATAAGTAAACATTTGGAACGCGACCTCACATACAGAAGGACATAgtcattgaaaatataataaaaaatagaGATTTTGGTATATGGAACATAAGTGTGAGTCCCGGGGGAGGAGGGGAGGCAATCCGGTCCATGGGTAATCGTACGTTGAGACTCCGCCAAACGTTACGGGAAAAGGAGAACCCATTCGCATACCAAACCCAACGTCTTGTACATTCTGACGTTGTCAAGCATTTGCTGTTACATTGTTTTGCTATGATTTTGGAACCTTGCCTCACCTGTCGTCAATATGTTTACTTACGATTATTGTGGAGAAGGCCTCAGATTTTATTCTTTAAACACCCTAAATAAAAGCTCTATTTAAATTTtaacatgaaaagtataccAGGTCCTTTCTAAAACCCGATGGCAGAAAGAAAAGGACCCATTTCTCACAGATCCTCCCCACGTTGTCATCAATGGCAGGTGGTGATGAGTATTGTTGATAATTACATCATGGTCTCCACTCAGTAAGTGGTGTCCATTGGTGTACGTAATTTAAAGTGACACATGTTGAGTTTATGAACGTTTTACTCAAATCAAAATACTAAACATAAAACCTCGATTAAGCAAATTATTATTACTAGTAACCACCAAGAACCATAACGTTACAGACTATGCCCCTTTAAAGTAACCACCAAGAACTAAAAAGTTACAGGCTGTATCCCTTTAAAGTATCAAaacccataaagttacagactatgccCCCTTAAAGTAACCACCAAGTACCATAAAGTCTGTCCCTTACAAATATTAACGTATTCATTTTGAATTACTTTTTTTATAGATCGTTCTTTTTAAAACTTCAATTGTCATTATATTTCATTCCAGAAATCCGCCACCACAATGCTACAGTGTCATCATGGGAAATTTTACAACCAGATGTAAACAACTGAGGTTGATTACTGACGAGGATCCTGATGAAGATTGGAGACGGCAAAATAGCGAAGCCGCAAATAACGAAGTCTACGGTCTTGTTAATCTAACGAACACTGGAAAACTACTTGAGGTCTATAGATATGGGGGAAAATCAGCATTGCAAGATTTCATTCGAAAACAAGTATCACCTTTCCTGTATAACAACGGAGATGGACGCATCGTCACAAAATTGGAATCAGTCCGATTGAAggtaaaaataattgtgtgattccgattacgctcaattttagaataggtaggttagatagatagatattttttgtttttttgtgctgtgttgtgttgtgttgtgttgtgttgtgttgtgttgtgttgtgttgtgttgtgttgtgttgtgttgtgttgtgttaatgttgtgttgtgttgtgttgtgttgtgttgtgttgttctgtgttgtctagttcaggtagttatgttttccattgtttttccattatggtctctgtgttattagtttcttctcatcagatatacagacattacagattggaagaacagttttatattatctttcaagttgatgtcagtttctgcatctactatttctcacgaaacttcacgattttcgcgattttattttattttgtctcgaAAAATACTTTAgcgttggcagtgaaaaactaggtgggatcgggtaaccagaaccaaaccaTTTTTAGGTCTAACAGCCGAGTATGCAATTCTACAAAACTCCTGCGATTTGCAAACCCTGTATATAAATTAAAGGTATTTCATAATGCTTCAGAGACTCAAAAAAGTCTTCTTCGCCAATTCAACATCAGCTTCTCTTTAAGTAGAGTTATAGATATTCTGGCACAACTGTCTAAGAAGAGGTCTGCTGTATACTGGGgcaaggcattctgggaaacaaacaaaGATTGACATCATTAATTACTTTTACAGAATCCAAACAAATCATATTTGTCCGACGAACAACTCTTAGAGGAACTGGAAAGGGAGCACAAAGGTTGGTTAAGGAACATTGAAGACCATGAAGTGTGTTGGGATCTATCAAGGCGGGGATCGGTTGGTGAAACAGCTCTTCATCTATGCTATCTTAATAACACAAAAGAACATAAAGAGATTGCAAAATGTATGCTAGAAATGAACGGCAAATTAGTGTTCGACATCTACGAAGGAGCTGAATATCATGGTAAGGATATCGGTTGTTCTTGTCTGCCAAATTGACCTGTGGATAGCTGTAGTGTAGGCAATTAAATTatgcctatgtatgtatgtatgtatgtatgtatgtatgtatgtatgtatgtatgtatgtatgtatgtatgtatgtatgtatgtatgtatgtatgtatgtgtgtgtgtatgtatgtatgtatgtatgtatgtacgtacgtgtgtatgtattcTCGGACATCCGTCTGTCCgcttgtctgtctgtgcgtatatatatatatatgtgtgtgtgtgtgtgtgtgtgtgtgtgtgtgtgtgtgcgtgtgtctgtctgtctctttgtctgtctattTCTCAATTTCTGCTCTCTCTCCCTCCATCCCTCCATTCCTCCCtcctccctcctccctccctccatccgtccctccctccctctcccccatCTCTCTACTATAGTGTCCCATGCATGATTGacttacaaaacaaataaatatttcttttgtagGTGAAAGTTGTATACACATAGCAATAGTTAACAATGACCTAGAAGCTGTCAAGCTATTGGTTGGTACGTACGGCGCCAAGATCGACGCGAGGGCGACTGGTAAATTCTTTCTACCTGAAGACAAAAAAGATAGCAAATCTGGATATACAAATTACTTTGGGTACGCCTACTATGGCGAGTATCCACTGACGTTTGCTGCCTGTatgcaaaacaaagaaatttaTGATTACTTGATACACATGTCTATACATGACAGTAGTAGATTGGGGGTTGTTGACCCTAATGCTAAGGATGCACTTGGTAATACGATCCTACATCACATGGTGATACACAACTTACCGGTACgttctttttttatatttatcttaaagccgaaaatttacatacatacatacatacatacatacatacatacatacatacatacatacatacatacatgcatgcatgcatgcatgcatgcatgcatgcatgcatgcatacatacatacatacatacatacatacatacatacatacatacatacatacatacagacagacagacagacagacagacagacaggcgtgTGTTAAGTTTCTCGCATTCTTACAACGGGCCTACGAAACTGTCAAAGTATTGTTATTCGCAAGACttgtcaatttattt from Glandiceps talaboti chromosome 18, keGlaTala1.1, whole genome shotgun sequence includes:
- the LOC144449254 gene encoding carboxypeptidase B-like, whose product is MSVPQLLLILATLAICYGYKARYDGYKVLRVEVSSEEDFTIMKGLQEMSELDFWRFPQDVMVPPAMLQYVKHVFDNNNVVYSDMIEDVQQLIDYQTSDQTQPGIQLERYDFTRYYDLAEIDEWVKLMAETYPDLVSDFVVGTSYEGREMRALKVGTTGGTTKQIIWFHGGIHAREWISPAVTMYMTNQLIDDYNDADEEVVALFDEFEFHILPVMNPDGYDYTWTTDRMWRKTRSPNEGSPCTGTDPNRNFDHQWGGASSNPCASDYRGAFAHSEIEVKTVTDYILETSQTRDFAMFIDIHSYGQLWLTPWAYTDVEPLDYPEQYACAEAATLALTAVHGTQYVFGNLMGNVQPGFGVSVDWGYGEARIIHSNLIELRDKGEFGFLLPDDQIIPTGEETYEGLKADLQCILDHQQI